A stretch of Flavobacterium sp. N1994 DNA encodes these proteins:
- a CDS encoding ExbD/TolR family protein, with protein sequence MGKVKMSKKSTSIDMTAMCDVAFLLLTFFILTATAKVPEPLPVDTPSSTVQTKLPETGLVTITVGKSEGKEQVFFGMKDRAIRSGALDYMAQKYKVTFTETEKAQFALVDEFGVPVEGLKQLLGMKGADRAKKGVQPGVPCDSINNQLQDWIQGARKANIDNGGTKELQFAIKGDAKEEYPQIKKVMDILQDQKINSFNLVTGLRGKDY encoded by the coding sequence ATGGGTAAAGTAAAAATGTCCAAAAAGTCAACATCCATCGACATGACAGCGATGTGTGACGTAGCGTTCCTTTTGCTTACATTCTTTATCTTAACGGCAACGGCAAAAGTGCCAGAGCCACTTCCTGTAGATACTCCCTCTTCCACTGTGCAAACTAAATTGCCAGAAACAGGTTTAGTGACTATTACTGTAGGTAAAAGTGAAGGAAAAGAGCAGGTGTTTTTTGGAATGAAAGATAGAGCCATCCGTTCAGGAGCTCTAGATTATATGGCTCAGAAATATAAAGTGACATTCACTGAGACAGAGAAAGCTCAATTCGCCTTAGTTGACGAATTTGGAGTTCCTGTTGAAGGATTGAAGCAATTACTGGGGATGAAAGGTGCTGATAGAGCCAAAAAAGGGGTGCAACCTGGTGTTCCTTGTGACTCTATTAACAATCAATTACAAGATTGGATACAAGGGGCTAGAAAAGCAAATATTGATAATGGAGGGACTAAAGAGCTTCAATTTGCAATTAAAGGCGATGCTAAAGAAGAATATCCTCAAATCAAAAAAGTGATGGATATTTTACAAGATCAAAAAATCAATAGCTTTAATTTAGTTACTGGTTTAAGAGGAAAAGACTATTAA
- a CDS encoding ExbD/TolR family protein encodes MAELNTGDGGGKKGGKVRSKKSNAKVDLTAMVDLAFLLITFFMLTTSLSKPQSMDLGLPDKDEKDKPEKDVKVDQRRTLTIIMGKDNKIKWFHGLLEAPEPNGKPTDAVYGKNGLRQEILKRVVSVPQVTGDKNKGLIVIIKPSKKSTYRNLVDVLDEMAICKVPTYAIVNDITPEEMKLVDEMNK; translated from the coding sequence ATGGCTGAATTAAATACCGGCGACGGTGGCGGCAAGAAAGGCGGCAAAGTAAGAAGTAAAAAATCCAATGCAAAGGTTGATTTGACTGCGATGGTGGATTTGGCGTTCTTGTTGATTACGTTCTTTATGCTAACCACTTCATTATCAAAACCTCAATCTATGGATTTAGGTTTGCCTGATAAAGATGAAAAAGACAAGCCTGAAAAAGACGTTAAGGTTGACCAAAGAAGAACTTTAACCATCATAATGGGTAAAGACAATAAAATAAAATGGTTTCACGGACTTCTTGAAGCACCTGAACCTAATGGAAAACCTACTGATGCCGTATACGGTAAAAATGGGTTACGTCAAGAAATTTTGAAAAGAGTAGTTTCTGTTCCTCAAGTTACGGGTGATAAAAACAAAGGATTGATAGTAATTATTAAACCTTCTAAAAAATCTACTTATAGAAACTTAGTTGATGTTTTGGACGAAATGGCTATTTGCAAAGTGCCAACATATGCTATAGTAAATGACATTACTCCAGAAGAGATGAAATTAGTTGACGAAATGAACAAATAA
- a CDS encoding energy transducer TonB, protein MKLDLFNKQWIDIVFEGRNKAYGAYELRQENSKITIRSLVIGAIVFALAVSAPLIISLIPDFSKNEATLDQKIVTIKLPPKEQPKDLPPPPPPPPKVDQVKFVKPVVAKTDEVTEEPPKVEEIKDKKLGDETIKGDPDAPLTVEPVGNGPSVVEEDNNIYNTAGIEVKPDFPGGMQKFYGYIGRAYSAPEDCGSGKVFVTFVVEKDGSLTDIKVIREVCPGSGKEAIRVLKSCPKWNPGEQNGKKVRVLYSLPISIQSAE, encoded by the coding sequence ATGAAATTAGACTTATTTAATAAACAGTGGATAGACATCGTTTTTGAAGGACGTAATAAAGCCTATGGGGCTTATGAATTGCGTCAAGAAAATTCAAAAATAACCATTCGTTCACTTGTTATCGGGGCAATAGTTTTTGCATTAGCAGTAAGTGCACCACTCATCATTAGCTTAATTCCTGATTTTTCAAAGAATGAAGCCACATTGGATCAAAAAATCGTTACGATTAAATTGCCTCCAAAAGAACAACCAAAAGATCTTCCACCACCACCACCTCCTCCTCCTAAAGTAGATCAGGTGAAGTTTGTTAAGCCAGTTGTGGCTAAAACAGATGAAGTTACGGAAGAACCACCAAAAGTGGAAGAAATCAAAGATAAAAAATTAGGAGATGAAACAATAAAAGGAGATCCTGATGCTCCTTTAACAGTAGAGCCCGTTGGAAACGGACCAAGTGTCGTTGAAGAAGATAATAACATCTACAACACAGCGGGTATCGAAGTAAAACCAGATTTTCCAGGAGGAATGCAAAAATTTTACGGTTATATTGGTAGAGCTTACTCTGCTCCAGAAGATTGTGGTAGTGGTAAAGTATTTGTAACCTTCGTTGTTGAAAAAGATGGTTCACTTACCGATATCAAAGTTATTAGAGAGGTATGTCCTGGTTCTGGAAAAGAAGCGATAAGAGTTTTAAAATCTTGTCCAAAATGGAATCCTGGAGAACAAAATGGTAAGAAAGTAAGAGTGTTATATTCATTACCAATTTCTATCCAATCAGCAGAATAA
- a CDS encoding PstS family phosphate ABC transporter substrate-binding protein: protein MNKLTKTLIGFVLLTLLFVFSCQKKENDKQDTIIEGKATLYVDESILPIIEDEQAVFETEYKAKLHLVPQSENEIVNALLNDTAKIAILTRELSKQEINAFKAKKIFPKTTPFASDAVALIKSKTDKDTLVTLQDISKFLKGEAVSNIKGLVFDNANSSTVRCLSKVLGTSVINQKNVFSLKTNEEVIKYVSKNDGMVGVIGMNWIFQPPLDLQEFVDKVNVLAVKDKDKGGYFFPTQDNLAMGKYSLARHLYIVNCQGYSGLGMGFASFLGGERGQRIILKSGLVPERTPGRKIMIRNTITKDKN from the coding sequence ATGAATAAATTAACTAAGACACTTATTGGCTTTGTTTTGTTAACCTTGCTTTTTGTTTTTTCATGTCAGAAAAAAGAAAATGATAAGCAAGACACCATTATAGAAGGAAAAGCTACACTTTACGTTGACGAATCTATTTTACCAATTATTGAAGATGAGCAAGCCGTTTTTGAAACAGAATACAAAGCTAAATTGCATTTAGTTCCTCAATCAGAAAATGAAATTGTAAATGCTTTACTTAATGATACAGCTAAAATTGCCATTCTAACAAGAGAGCTTTCAAAACAAGAGATCAATGCTTTTAAAGCTAAAAAGATTTTTCCAAAAACAACTCCTTTCGCGTCTGATGCTGTTGCTTTAATAAAAAGTAAAACAGATAAGGATACCTTGGTTACATTACAAGACATTTCCAAATTTTTAAAAGGAGAAGCAGTTTCAAATATTAAAGGGTTAGTTTTTGATAATGCTAATTCAAGCACAGTAAGATGTCTTTCAAAAGTTCTAGGAACATCAGTAATAAACCAAAAGAATGTTTTTTCCTTAAAAACAAATGAGGAGGTCATTAAGTATGTGTCTAAAAATGATGGAATGGTTGGGGTAATTGGAATGAATTGGATATTTCAACCGCCTCTAGACTTACAAGAGTTTGTAGATAAAGTCAATGTGTTAGCCGTTAAGGACAAAGATAAAGGGGGATATTTTTTCCCTACACAAGATAATTTAGCGATGGGTAAATATTCTTTGGCACGGCATTTGTATATAGTGAATTGTCAGGGTTATTCTGGACTGGGAATGGGCTTTGCTTCCTTCCTTGGAGGAGAGAGAGGTCAACGTATTATTTTAAAATCAGGGCTTGTTCCTGAGCGTACACCAGGCAGAAAAATAATGATAAGAAACACAATTACTAAAGATAAAAATTAA
- a CDS encoding tetratricopeptide repeat protein yields MNKYKIFGLALVATTIAKAQDLESAKKAIDAEQYEKAKSLLKSVIQAKPSNGKASFLLGTIYLKQNIADSATIYFQKGLASSEGARLNNIGLAQMDLDANNKAAAQAKFDLVTKELKKKDIEEYVYIGRAFMDADKPDYKSAIDVLLKAQAASPNDPQVQLALGDAYYGAKNQNDSYVAYRNAYQFDSSLLRAKMQLGVLLKGAKAYTEAIKAYNEVIAINPNYGPVYRELAETYYLWGSNVPKSYDENIQKALGFYEKYMSLTDYSITSRMRHADFLILAKDYKALELEANKMKELDGVNPRILRYLGYSSYENGNIDAALDALQKFTSNPANKIIPRDYLYLGQAKIKKGTSADGKSVDQAQLASGIADIKKALDMEPLAANELNEIGKKLYDQKAFGAAAAIFDIAVGYPNSKNFLLDNFFLGNAIYYDNTRKEVVKPDPIALQKADVAFGNVITASPTTQDAYIFRARTNRLLEKDTEMATYYQQYIDVVTAKGEAEVTKNKAKFIESYNNIASTFANTDKAKAKELLNKTLLLDPANQYALEAIKLLK; encoded by the coding sequence ATGAATAAGTATAAAATTTTTGGTCTAGCTCTAGTGGCAACAACCATTGCGAAAGCACAAGATTTAGAATCAGCAAAAAAAGCAATAGATGCTGAACAATATGAGAAAGCTAAATCATTGTTGAAATCAGTTATACAAGCTAAACCATCTAATGGAAAAGCGTCCTTTTTATTAGGAACCATTTATTTGAAACAAAATATAGCGGATTCTGCTACTATATATTTTCAAAAAGGCTTAGCTTCAAGCGAAGGGGCAAGGCTGAATAATATAGGTTTAGCACAAATGGATTTAGATGCCAACAACAAAGCTGCTGCTCAAGCAAAATTTGATTTGGTTACTAAAGAATTAAAAAAGAAAGATATCGAAGAGTATGTTTATATTGGTCGTGCTTTCATGGATGCTGATAAACCAGATTATAAAAGCGCTATTGATGTTTTATTAAAAGCTCAAGCAGCAAGTCCCAATGACCCACAAGTTCAGTTAGCATTAGGAGACGCCTATTATGGAGCTAAAAATCAAAACGATTCTTATGTGGCCTACAGAAATGCTTATCAATTTGATAGTTCTCTATTGAGAGCTAAAATGCAGTTAGGGGTATTATTAAAAGGAGCTAAAGCTTATACAGAAGCCATTAAAGCTTATAACGAAGTAATAGCAATCAATCCAAATTACGGTCCGGTTTATCGTGAATTAGCAGAGACTTACTATTTATGGGGAAGCAATGTTCCAAAAAGCTATGATGAAAACATTCAAAAAGCATTAGGGTTTTATGAAAAATACATGAGTTTAACGGACTATTCTATTACGTCTCGTATGCGTCATGCTGACTTCTTAATCTTAGCCAAAGATTACAAAGCACTAGAATTAGAAGCAAATAAGATGAAAGAATTGGATGGAGTTAACCCAAGAATTCTTCGTTATCTAGGCTACTCTTCCTATGAAAATGGAAACATCGACGCCGCTTTAGATGCTTTACAAAAATTCACATCTAACCCTGCCAACAAAATTATCCCTCGTGATTATTTATATTTAGGTCAAGCTAAAATTAAAAAAGGAACTAGTGCTGATGGTAAATCAGTAGACCAAGCACAATTAGCCTCTGGTATTGCGGATATTAAAAAAGCTCTTGACATGGAGCCATTAGCCGCTAATGAATTGAATGAAATAGGAAAAAAATTGTATGATCAAAAAGCATTTGGAGCCGCAGCTGCCATATTTGATATAGCGGTTGGATATCCAAATTCTAAAAACTTTTTACTAGATAATTTCTTTTTAGGAAATGCTATTTATTATGATAACACTAGAAAAGAAGTAGTTAAACCTGATCCTATTGCTTTGCAAAAAGCTGATGTTGCCTTTGGAAATGTAATCACAGCTTCACCTACCACTCAAGATGCTTACATCTTTAGAGCAAGAACCAATAGATTGTTGGAAAAAGATACCGAGATGGCAACATATTACCAACAATATATTGATGTAGTGACTGCAAAAGGAGAAGCAGAAGTGACTAAAAACAAAGCCAAATTCATTGAGTCTTATAATAATATAGCATCAACTTTTGCCAATACGGATAAAGCAAAAGCAAAGGAATTGCTGAATAAAACATTATTGCTTGATCCAGCCAATCAATATGCTCTTGAAGCTATTAAATTATTAAAATAA
- a CDS encoding 7-carboxy-7-deazaguanine synthase QueE, which translates to MLSKETQLAVEKGEMLPLMEEFYTIQGEGFHTGTAAYFIRIGGCDVGCHWCDVKESWNAELHPPTATDLIVDNAKKYADTVVVTGGEPLTWDMTVLTQKLKDKNLKVHIETSGAYSVSGTWDWFCLSPKKNKLPVADAYAIANELKVIIYNKHDFIFAEEQAAKVNDNAILFLQPEWSKKEEMTPLIVDYVMSNPKWRVSLQTHKYLNIP; encoded by the coding sequence ATGTTATCAAAAGAAACACAATTAGCGGTTGAAAAAGGAGAAATGCTTCCCCTTATGGAGGAGTTTTATACCATTCAAGGTGAAGGATTTCATACAGGTACTGCAGCTTATTTTATTAGAATAGGCGGTTGCGACGTGGGTTGTCATTGGTGTGATGTGAAAGAAAGTTGGAATGCAGAGCTACATCCTCCCACTGCAACAGATTTGATTGTTGACAATGCAAAAAAATATGCTGATACTGTTGTGGTAACAGGAGGAGAGCCATTAACTTGGGATATGACAGTATTGACTCAAAAATTAAAAGATAAAAATCTAAAAGTTCATATCGAAACATCTGGAGCCTATTCTGTTTCAGGAACTTGGGACTGGTTTTGTCTTTCGCCAAAGAAAAATAAATTACCAGTAGCAGATGCTTATGCTATTGCTAATGAATTAAAAGTTATCATTTACAACAAACACGATTTCATTTTTGCCGAAGAACAAGCTGCCAAAGTAAATGACAACGCCATTCTGTTTTTACAACCAGAATGGAGTAAAAAAGAGGAAATGACGCCACTTATTGTTGATTATGTAATGAGTAACCCAAAGTGGAGAGTGTCTTTGCAAACACACAAATATTTGAATATCCCTTAA
- a CDS encoding aminotransferase class V-fold PLP-dependent enzyme codes for MKPSVHELQNKKSHSVSKSQFLLDPNITYLNHGSFGACPKPIFESFQRFQLELQSDPVDFIQRRQPKYLKTARESLAQYVGCQGHDLFFTPNPTFAVNVIMRSIKLNKGDEILATNHEYGAMDRTWNFYCKKSGAKYIRQNITLPIVSKAQIIEEFWKGYNENTKVIFLNQMSSATALIFPVKEICDRAKDLGLITIVDGAHVPGHIDLNISDLNPDYYTATLHKWMLAPTGSSFLYVKPELQNELEPLVVSWGYESVAPGESQFLDYHELQGTRDISAFLCTPTVIQFLEENNWKEVSKNCKQIVLDNYQRFCDLLNTNPLSPITSEFLGQMASVPIDTDKPAELKSLLYDKYRIQIPVMPLNGNIYIRYSINGYNAQADLDILYNALEDSIRTTDLIQV; via the coding sequence ATGAAACCATCGGTTCACGAACTCCAAAATAAAAAATCACATAGTGTGAGTAAATCACAATTTCTTTTAGATCCCAACATTACCTATTTAAATCATGGGTCATTCGGCGCTTGTCCCAAACCTATTTTTGAATCATTTCAACGTTTTCAATTAGAATTACAGTCAGACCCCGTTGATTTTATTCAGCGAAGACAGCCTAAGTATTTAAAGACAGCTCGTGAAAGTTTGGCTCAATATGTAGGGTGCCAAGGGCATGATTTGTTTTTTACTCCCAATCCAACTTTTGCTGTAAACGTTATCATGCGGAGCATTAAACTTAATAAAGGAGATGAAATTTTAGCTACCAATCACGAGTATGGTGCCATGGATAGAACTTGGAATTTTTATTGCAAAAAGTCAGGAGCTAAATACATTCGTCAAAACATTACTTTGCCTATAGTTTCAAAAGCACAAATCATAGAAGAGTTTTGGAAAGGATATAACGAAAACACCAAAGTAATTTTCCTAAACCAGATGTCGAGTGCCACAGCTTTGATTTTTCCGGTAAAAGAAATCTGTGATAGAGCTAAAGATTTGGGTTTAATCACTATAGTTGATGGTGCTCATGTACCAGGTCATATCGATTTAAATATTTCCGATTTGAATCCAGATTATTATACAGCCACATTACACAAGTGGATGCTGGCTCCTACAGGGAGTTCTTTTTTATATGTTAAACCCGAATTGCAAAATGAGTTAGAACCTTTGGTGGTAAGTTGGGGATATGAAAGTGTGGCTCCTGGTGAAAGTCAGTTTTTAGATTATCACGAATTGCAAGGCACTAGAGATATTTCAGCATTTTTATGTACGCCAACGGTGATTCAATTTTTAGAGGAAAACAATTGGAAAGAAGTTTCAAAAAACTGCAAACAAATAGTATTGGATAATTACCAACGCTTTTGTGATTTGCTAAATACTAATCCATTGAGTCCAATAACCTCTGAATTTTTAGGACAAATGGCAAGCGTTCCAATTGATACTGATAAACCTGCGGAATTGAAGAGTTTATTATATGATAAATACAGAATTCAAATCCCAGTAATGCCTTTAAATGGAAATATTTATATTCGGTATTCTATCAATGGGTATAACGCTCAAGCCGATTTAGATATTTTATACAACGCTTTGGAAGATAGTATTAGAACAACAGATTTGATTCAAGTCTAA